One region of Halohasta litchfieldiae genomic DNA includes:
- the tmcA gene encoding tRNA(Met) cytidine acetyltransferase TmcA, with product MTLAALVGDLHAEARRTNERRLLVLAGNREAGIDAAYSTIESTDIDSEEVSLVTTREGFRYPRLPPSKADELLGTTREIVVLDCHEDFSANTLGQVTGAVDGGGLLVVLTPPLDEIPDQLDALVDQVAVPPFDRSAVGNRFRQRLVETLTTHPGIAIATVETDGTPEASLSVTVERDGLSHPAIEQSRSAPNPSTRTDTPFPTVAFEACLTADQARAVAHLAALSEPGHAVVLEADRGRGKSSAAGLAAGSLAAAGRDVLVTAPAFDNTAALFTRAERLLDQLGVLSTAANTAQPRLSTTTDGRIRFRTPPEATALASEVDIVIADEAAAIPVDLLEDLLAAPSVAFCTTVHGYEGTGRGFDVRFRDRLAESEHTVDAIELHEPIRYARGDPVESWLFRTLLLDAQPPVDQLAAGATPESVSYRQLTADELADDEQLLRSVFGLLVVAHYRTEPTDLVRLLDAPNLQIRALEHDGHVVSVAVLAREGGLDADLRAAMYEGQRVRGNMLPDVLTSQLRDEAAAEPVGYRVMRIATHHAVRSGGLGSQLLDRCYEEFGETVDWLGVGYGATPQLLDFWRSNGYRTVHLSITANDRSGEHSALMLRPCSAAGQALTDRHVDWFRDRIGTMLSDMLSDLDAAVVREALAATGSSGGDIAETFDDREWQLIAGVGYGPGTYEAAPHLFHRLAMAQLFESAADLSDRQERLLVRKVVQGEPWESVASDLDFASTSQCMREMGAIARAFSELGGDVVDAERKRYE from the coding sequence ATGACACTCGCCGCGCTCGTCGGCGACCTGCACGCGGAAGCCCGCCGGACCAACGAGCGTCGACTGCTGGTGTTGGCCGGGAACCGCGAGGCGGGGATCGATGCCGCCTACTCCACAATCGAGTCGACCGATATCGACTCCGAAGAAGTCAGTCTCGTCACTACCCGCGAGGGGTTCCGCTACCCTCGCCTGCCGCCCTCGAAAGCCGACGAACTGCTCGGCACCACCCGAGAAATCGTTGTTCTGGATTGCCACGAGGACTTTTCGGCCAACACGCTCGGTCAGGTCACGGGCGCGGTCGACGGCGGCGGCCTCCTCGTTGTCCTCACCCCGCCGCTCGATGAGATCCCCGACCAACTCGATGCGCTCGTCGACCAAGTTGCGGTCCCACCGTTCGACCGCAGTGCAGTTGGCAACCGGTTTCGCCAGCGGTTGGTCGAGACACTCACGACGCATCCGGGTATCGCCATCGCCACCGTCGAGACCGACGGTACTCCCGAGGCGTCGCTATCGGTCACCGTCGAGCGTGATGGGCTCAGCCACCCGGCCATCGAGCAGTCACGGTCGGCACCCAACCCATCCACCAGGACTGACACCCCGTTCCCGACTGTCGCCTTCGAGGCCTGTCTGACCGCCGATCAGGCCCGTGCGGTCGCCCACCTTGCGGCGCTCTCGGAGCCGGGCCACGCGGTCGTCCTCGAAGCCGACCGGGGACGCGGAAAATCGAGCGCGGCCGGACTGGCCGCTGGCTCGCTGGCGGCGGCTGGCCGGGATGTGCTAGTCACGGCTCCCGCCTTCGACAACACTGCCGCGCTGTTCACGCGTGCCGAGCGACTCCTCGACCAACTCGGCGTGCTGTCGACCGCCGCAAACACGGCCCAACCGCGACTTTCGACTACCACTGACGGTCGCATCCGATTCCGGACGCCACCGGAAGCAACAGCACTCGCCAGCGAGGTCGACATAGTCATCGCAGACGAGGCCGCCGCGATTCCGGTCGACCTGCTTGAAGACCTACTGGCGGCCCCATCGGTGGCGTTCTGTACCACTGTCCACGGCTACGAGGGAACCGGCCGTGGTTTCGACGTTCGGTTCCGCGACCGGCTGGCCGAGAGCGAGCACACTGTCGACGCCATCGAACTCCACGAACCGATCCGCTATGCTCGCGGTGATCCCGTTGAATCGTGGCTGTTTCGGACACTCCTGCTCGACGCCCAACCGCCGGTCGACCAGCTTGCCGCCGGGGCGACCCCTGAAAGCGTCAGCTACCGACAGCTGACTGCCGACGAGTTAGCCGACGACGAACAGCTCCTGCGGTCAGTGTTCGGCTTATTAGTAGTCGCCCACTACCGAACGGAGCCGACCGATCTGGTTCGACTGCTCGATGCGCCCAACCTCCAGATTCGCGCACTCGAACACGACGGCCACGTCGTCTCGGTTGCTGTGCTGGCCCGCGAGGGCGGGCTCGATGCCGACCTGCGTGCTGCAATGTACGAGGGCCAACGCGTCCGTGGCAATATGCTGCCGGACGTGCTGACGAGCCAACTCAGAGACGAGGCTGCCGCCGAGCCGGTGGGCTACCGTGTGATGCGGATTGCCACCCACCACGCGGTCCGCTCTGGAGGGTTGGGCTCGCAGCTTCTGGACCGTTGTTACGAGGAGTTCGGCGAGACGGTCGACTGGCTCGGCGTCGGCTACGGGGCGACGCCGCAACTGCTGGATTTCTGGCGATCCAACGGCTATCGGACGGTCCATCTCTCGATCACGGCCAACGACCGGAGCGGTGAACACTCCGCGCTCATGTTGCGGCCCTGTTCGGCGGCGGGACAGGCACTCACGGATCGTCACGTCGACTGGTTCCGTGACCGGATCGGGACCATGCTGAGCGACATGCTGTCGGACCTCGATGCGGCTGTCGTTCGGGAGGCGCTGGCGGCAACCGGTTCGTCTGGGGGCGACATCGCCGAGACGTTCGACGACAGGGAGTGGCAACTCATTGCGGGTGTCGGCTACGGGCCGGGCACCTACGAGGCTGCCCCGCACCTGTTCCACAGACTGGCGATGGCCCAGCTGTTCGAGTCGGCGGCTGATCTCTCGGATCGTCAAGAACGACTGCTCGTTCGGAAAGTGGTGCAAGGTGAGCCGTGGGAGTCAGTGGCGTCAGATCTCGATTTTGCCTCGACGAGCCAGTGTATGCGGGAGATGGGGGCGATTGCCCGAGCGTTCAGTGAGTTGGGTGGCGATGTGGTCGACGCCGAGCGCAAGCGATACGAGTGA